In Hoeflea ulvae, one genomic interval encodes:
- a CDS encoding amino acid ABC transporter substrate-binding protein — protein MNKKIFAAVVGGVAVVGMGASAASAATLDDVKAKGFVQCGVSTGLAGFSAPNDAGDWSGLDVDLCRGVAAAVFGDATAVKFSPLSAKERFTALQSGEIDVLSRNTTWTMSRDTQLGLNFAGVNYYDGQGFMVRKSLGVNSALQLSGASVCVQTGTTTELNLTDYFKANGMTYNPVVFEKLEEVNAAYDANRCDVYTTDQSGLYSIRLGLTAPDDHMVLPEVISKEPLGPVVRQGDDQWFSIVKWVHFAMINAEEMGVTSANADEMLESTDPNVMRLLGKEGTFGDSIGVSNDWAYNVIKQVGNYGEVFERNVGASTPLAIGRGVNALWSKGGLQYAPPLR, from the coding sequence ATGAACAAGAAGATTTTTGCCGCTGTCGTTGGCGGCGTGGCCGTTGTTGGCATGGGAGCCTCCGCGGCATCCGCTGCAACGCTCGATGACGTGAAGGCAAAGGGGTTCGTCCAGTGCGGCGTATCGACCGGCCTCGCCGGTTTCTCCGCTCCGAATGATGCCGGCGACTGGTCCGGTCTCGATGTGGACCTGTGCCGCGGCGTCGCCGCTGCGGTCTTCGGCGATGCGACGGCTGTCAAGTTCAGCCCGCTGTCCGCCAAGGAACGTTTCACCGCGCTCCAGTCCGGTGAAATCGACGTGCTGTCGCGCAACACCACCTGGACCATGAGCCGTGACACTCAGCTTGGTCTCAACTTCGCCGGCGTCAACTACTATGACGGCCAGGGCTTCATGGTTCGCAAGTCGCTCGGCGTGAATTCTGCGCTGCAGCTTTCGGGCGCTTCGGTCTGCGTGCAGACCGGCACCACCACCGAGCTGAACCTGACCGACTACTTCAAGGCCAATGGCATGACCTACAATCCGGTCGTGTTCGAAAAGCTCGAAGAAGTGAACGCGGCCTATGATGCCAACCGTTGCGATGTCTACACCACCGACCAGTCGGGCCTGTATTCGATCCGCCTCGGCCTGACGGCTCCTGACGATCACATGGTTCTTCCCGAAGTGATCTCCAAGGAGCCGCTCGGCCCCGTGGTTCGCCAGGGCGACGACCAGTGGTTCTCGATCGTCAAGTGGGTTCACTTTGCGATGATCAACGCCGAAGAAATGGGCGTGACTTCGGCCAATGCCGACGAAATGCTCGAGTCCACCGACCCGAACGTGATGCGTCTGCTCGGCAAGGAAGGCACATTCGGCGATTCCATCGGCGTCAGCAACGACTGGGCCTACAATGTGATCAAGCAGGTCGGCAATTACGGCGAAGTGTTTGAGCGCAACGTCGGCGCCTCGACCCCGCTTGCAATCGGCCGTGGCGTCAATGCGCTGTGGTCGAAGGGTGGCCTGCAGTATGCACCGCCGCTGCGCTAA
- a CDS encoding cystathionine beta-lyase, producing the protein MSKKQNPDHTGINTRLAHSGNNPRDFFGFVNPPVVHASTVLFPNAATMVSRDQKYTYGTHGTPTTDALNEAMNQLEGSVGTIAVPSGLAAVTVPFLSALRAGDHLLVVDSIYGPTRRFCDDMLAKFGVETTYYDPMIGADIESLMRPNTKLVHTEAPGSNTFEMQDIPAIAEVAHAHGALVSMDNTWATPLYFKPLDHGVDLSIHAATKYPAGHSDVLIGTVSANETAWPALTSTFTMLGICAAPDDAYMTLRGLRTMGVRMTRHQESTLAIARALESMPGVAKVLHPALESFPGHALWKRDFCGSSGIFSIVLDVADPTHHQRKAHAFLDALTIFGLGYSWGGYESLAVHANLSDRTIAMPPKQGPVIRLQIGLEDVEDLMADIERGLAAAKSA; encoded by the coding sequence ATGAGCAAGAAGCAGAATCCCGACCACACCGGAATCAACACCCGTCTCGCCCATTCCGGCAACAATCCGCGGGATTTCTTCGGCTTCGTGAACCCGCCCGTGGTGCATGCCTCGACCGTGCTTTTCCCTAATGCGGCAACAATGGTCTCCCGCGACCAGAAATACACCTATGGCACCCATGGGACGCCGACCACCGATGCGCTGAACGAGGCGATGAACCAGCTCGAAGGCTCGGTGGGCACGATTGCGGTGCCATCGGGACTTGCGGCGGTCACCGTGCCGTTCCTGTCCGCCCTGCGCGCCGGCGACCATCTGCTGGTGGTTGATTCGATCTACGGCCCGACGCGCCGATTCTGCGATGACATGCTGGCAAAATTCGGCGTCGAGACAACCTATTACGACCCGATGATCGGCGCCGACATCGAAAGCCTGATGCGCCCAAACACAAAGCTGGTCCACACCGAGGCACCCGGCTCCAACACCTTTGAAATGCAGGATATTCCGGCCATTGCCGAAGTTGCCCACGCCCATGGCGCACTGGTCTCGATGGACAACACCTGGGCAACGCCGCTCTATTTCAAGCCGCTCGACCATGGCGTCGACCTTTCGATCCATGCCGCCACGAAATATCCCGCCGGCCATTCCGATGTGCTGATCGGCACGGTCTCGGCCAACGAGACCGCCTGGCCGGCCCTGACCAGCACCTTCACCATGCTCGGGATCTGCGCCGCCCCCGATGATGCCTATATGACGCTGCGCGGATTGCGCACCATGGGCGTGCGCATGACGCGCCACCAGGAAAGCACGCTGGCGATTGCCCGCGCGCTCGAATCGATGCCCGGCGTCGCGAAAGTGCTGCACCCGGCACTGGAGAGCTTTCCCGGCCACGCTTTGTGGAAGCGCGATTTCTGCGGATCCAGCGGCATTTTCTCGATCGTACTCGATGTTGCCGATCCGACGCATCACCAGCGCAAGGCGCATGCCTTCCTCGATGCGCTGACGATCTTCGGGCTGGGCTATTCCTGGGGCGGCTACGAGAGCCTGGCCGTGCACGCCAACCTGTCCGACCGGACCATTGCCATGCCGCCCAAGCAGGGCCCGGTCATCCGCCTGCAGATCGGCCTCGAAGATGTCGAAGATCTGATGGCCGATATCGAGCGCGGACTGGCTGCGGCAAAATCGGCCTGA
- a CDS encoding PAS domain S-box protein — translation MAISTENLLRAMYDSLADPVIIGDSNRKIIAANAAAAKTFGYTVDEILQMNPSDFYASTEDFENVGKEMYPLTKESGRVHQRVNFRRKDGSIFAGELSFSQVLAEDGRPVGMVGIIRDLTEILAAQEERLRAEKILKTALASIPEGFVVYDEQDRLILCNDAYRELYPLAAPAMQVGATFETIVRYGLKHGQYPEAGDTEESQEAWLKARLERHFRPASQFIQQIAPDKWLQIDEIVTEENYRVGVRTDVSALTRIKSEAEQLGLVIEGVGQEVYLFDVNSGTFLSVNKSARDNLQYSTEELRRMSARDINKSLSEKELEDVISQMLAGQTKFVDSDWLHQRKDGSTYMCRVRLELMDSGPSPVILAFGEDITERLELEQEMQRKRHEFEALVRSLPDMITRSAPDTTLRYVNEHYAGFVGFKPEEMVGRKFIEFIPEEIRQNVWSHLSALTPEKPMDSYERAMRDHKGRRHWFIWTNQMMFRDGEPVELVSVGRDITESYKAKERIARQTRELAKRNDALEQFAGIVSHDLKAPLRQIRLFSEMMAEDVADGKTDELAEYSAHISERGRAMEQMISSLLEYSQLAYQAIKPKTFKLSEAIGSAWNNLAINAIETGARLSGDVDAEVHADLNLLIQLFQNLFANSMKYRDEAAAPEIRVAVTNGQSNTSIAVEDNGIGIDPKYAEHVFGVFQRLHRDERQYSGSGIGLSLCRRIAESHGGSIVIDPDFTGGTRFVITLPNGRNPAGESAAAAQ, via the coding sequence ATGGCGATCTCGACAGAGAACCTGCTGAGGGCGATGTATGATTCCCTGGCGGATCCGGTGATCATTGGTGACAGCAACAGGAAGATAATTGCAGCCAATGCGGCTGCGGCGAAGACCTTCGGCTACACGGTCGACGAAATCCTGCAGATGAATCCCTCCGATTTCTACGCCTCCACCGAGGACTTCGAAAATGTCGGCAAGGAAATGTATCCGCTGACGAAAGAGTCCGGACGGGTGCACCAGCGGGTGAATTTCCGGCGCAAGGATGGCAGCATCTTTGCCGGTGAATTGTCCTTCAGCCAGGTTCTTGCCGAAGATGGCCGGCCGGTGGGCATGGTGGGCATCATCCGTGACCTCACCGAGATCCTGGCGGCGCAGGAAGAGCGGCTGCGGGCCGAAAAGATCCTCAAGACAGCGCTGGCGTCGATCCCGGAAGGCTTTGTGGTTTACGACGAGCAGGATCGCCTGATCCTGTGCAATGACGCCTATCGCGAGCTCTATCCGCTTGCCGCACCCGCCATGCAGGTGGGAGCGACATTCGAAACCATTGTTCGGTACGGGCTCAAGCACGGACAATACCCGGAAGCCGGTGACACCGAAGAATCGCAAGAGGCCTGGCTCAAGGCTCGGCTGGAACGACATTTTCGACCGGCATCTCAATTCATCCAGCAGATCGCGCCCGACAAATGGCTGCAGATCGATGAAATCGTCACCGAGGAGAATTACCGGGTGGGGGTCCGCACCGATGTGAGCGCGCTCACCCGCATCAAGTCTGAAGCCGAGCAGTTGGGACTGGTCATCGAGGGCGTCGGCCAGGAAGTCTATCTGTTCGACGTCAACAGCGGCACGTTTCTCAGCGTCAACAAATCGGCCAGAGACAATCTGCAATACAGTACCGAAGAGCTGCGCCGGATGAGCGCGCGCGACATCAACAAGTCGCTGTCTGAAAAGGAACTCGAGGATGTGATCTCGCAGATGCTCGCGGGGCAGACCAAGTTCGTCGATTCGGACTGGCTGCATCAGCGCAAGGACGGAAGCACCTATATGTGCCGGGTTCGCCTGGAACTGATGGATTCCGGTCCGTCTCCGGTGATCCTGGCCTTCGGCGAGGACATCACCGAACGTCTGGAACTCGAGCAGGAGATGCAGCGCAAGCGGCACGAATTCGAAGCCCTGGTCCGCAGCCTGCCCGACATGATCACCCGCTCGGCCCCCGACACGACACTGAGATATGTCAACGAGCATTATGCCGGCTTTGTCGGCTTCAAGCCCGAGGAGATGGTGGGCCGCAAGTTCATCGAGTTCATTCCCGAGGAAATACGCCAGAATGTATGGTCGCATCTTTCGGCGCTGACGCCGGAAAAGCCGATGGATTCCTACGAGCGGGCGATGCGGGACCACAAGGGGCGTCGGCACTGGTTCATCTGGACCAACCAGATGATGTTCCGCGACGGCGAGCCGGTGGAGCTGGTTTCGGTCGGCCGCGACATCACCGAGAGTTACAAGGCCAAGGAACGGATCGCCCGCCAGACCCGCGAACTGGCCAAACGCAACGATGCGCTGGAGCAATTTGCCGGGATCGTCTCCCACGACCTGAAGGCGCCGTTGCGGCAGATACGGTTGTTTTCCGAGATGATGGCGGAAGATGTGGCCGACGGAAAGACCGACGAGCTGGCGGAATATTCCGCGCATATTTCCGAACGCGGCAGGGCCATGGAACAGATGATTTCCAGCCTTCTCGAATATTCGCAGCTGGCCTACCAGGCGATCAAGCCGAAGACTTTCAAACTGTCGGAAGCCATCGGCTCGGCATGGAACAATCTGGCCATCAATGCCATCGAGACCGGCGCCAGACTCAGCGGCGATGTCGATGCCGAGGTCCATGCCGACCTCAATCTCCTGATCCAGCTGTTCCAGAACCTGTTCGCCAATTCGATGAAGTACCGCGATGAAGCCGCGGCGCCGGAAATCCGCGTCGCGGTGACGAACGGCCAGTCAAACACATCCATTGCGGTGGAAGACAACGGGATCGGCATCGATCCAAAATATGCGGAACATGTCTTCGGCGTGTTTCAGCGCCTGCACCGGGATGAACGGCAATATTCCGGTTCAGGCATCGGCCTGTCGCTGTGCCGCAGGATCGCCGAAAGCCATGGCGGCAGCATTGTCATTGATCCTGATTTCACCGGCGGCACGCGGTTTGTCATCACCTTGCCCAATGGCCGCAATCCGGCCGGCGAGAGCGCAGCGGCCGCACAATAG
- a CDS encoding helix-turn-helix transcriptional regulator: protein MLMLDAAIHLGPDLELAVNRMDFFRLFKYVASKYGCEYFGLAEIPVDDQPVNLQHSHALHNFPESWFDKPAGKSLAGKTLECCDPVIGHFKRSTAPSVLDLRQDPSGLAELSGSEAAIIIPLHTANGKRYGLAMLGGMEQPKSEKLALMALDASLIFQRYYEVILSLDSVSGLNDREIQIVSWTSEGKTSVEIAIILGLSEHTINSYIATVMRKLHVVNRAQMVASALRSGLIS from the coding sequence ATGTTGATGCTGGATGCCGCCATTCATCTTGGTCCTGATCTGGAACTTGCCGTCAACCGGATGGATTTTTTCAGACTGTTCAAATATGTGGCCAGCAAATACGGTTGCGAATATTTCGGCCTCGCCGAAATCCCGGTGGATGATCAGCCCGTCAATCTTCAACACAGCCATGCCCTGCACAATTTTCCCGAATCCTGGTTCGACAAACCAGCCGGCAAGTCGCTGGCCGGCAAGACGCTGGAATGCTGCGATCCCGTCATTGGGCATTTCAAGCGCTCGACGGCGCCCAGCGTGCTCGATCTGCGGCAGGATCCGTCCGGTCTGGCTGAACTGAGCGGGTCGGAAGCCGCAATCATCATTCCGCTGCACACGGCCAATGGCAAGCGCTACGGACTGGCGATGCTGGGGGGCATGGAGCAGCCGAAGAGCGAGAAACTCGCCTTGATGGCGCTCGACGCCAGCCTGATCTTCCAGCGCTATTACGAAGTGATCCTGTCGCTCGATTCCGTCAGTGGACTGAACGACCGGGAGATCCAGATCGTGTCCTGGACATCCGAGGGCAAGACTTCGGTGGAGATCGCGATCATCCTCGGACTGTCCGAACACACCATCAATTCCTACATTGCCACGGTCATGCGAAAGTTGCATGTGGTCAACCGTGCACAGATGGTAGCATCCGCATTGCGAAGCGGCCTGATCAGCTAA
- a CDS encoding ETC complex I subunit, producing the protein MTAKIYRPAKTAMQSGTAKTQDWVLEFEPETPRWIDPMMGYTSSGDMNSQIRMSFETREMAVAYAVRNGIPFRVIEPKESKRRQIAYADNFRYDRRIPWTH; encoded by the coding sequence ATGACTGCAAAAATCTATCGTCCTGCGAAGACGGCCATGCAATCGGGTACGGCCAAGACCCAGGATTGGGTTCTGGAGTTCGAACCCGAAACGCCGCGCTGGATCGACCCGATGATGGGCTACACCTCTAGCGGCGACATGAACAGCCAGATCCGCATGTCCTTCGAGACCCGCGAGATGGCTGTCGCCTATGCTGTCCGCAACGGCATTCCGTTCCGGGTCATCGAGCCCAAGGAAAGCAAGCGCCGCCAGATCGCCTATGCCGACAATTTCCGCTACGACCGCCGCATACCCTGGACGCACTGA
- a CDS encoding HAMP domain-containing sensor histidine kinase — protein sequence MPTLFLNPLSITYLVDLVLVSILASYFLFRIVATWEWPEQRRLAVLLFVTFFAAAICMLLQFLSVSLHPDVASYVLPWVSPAGATSMAGFVLFAFYFQRSPTAGRLPEYLLILAYAAVIGVELGIAAFRHSLLSSGIVEYRDAWLGVPVAVGFMAAPVFLAGHLYRALAAGDGSGALAQTVQAVLWPPKRLNRDAAATRAFLYVSLMPFSLGIISSLRGMGFFDWGTALLVGCWLFLLSVAGFALAFINYVPEQSSFRVKLVGVTLTTVLLILSGISWSIGSVYVDAYASATTLADRTALRFEPTGAGGYRVYRAAYRFDTEFGEKIEDRARPQSLPFAFRFYDRSYTALFPDLTGMVGFDTPPLWRDVQHRFGPQPAIFLVTTEMTEAPADTGTTAAGRSGLFIKRESDRVVITWNRLVSASQPDVGYSFQLVLYPEGALEMAFEDMPDDPVPDMFRPETIPMMTGIVPSLPGRQVAALHMDNGFPFTGLPQQGLVQLWYIDFLTYLNRIYVPVAFFILASCLLVLLVFPRFFFTNLDRPLQQLLNGVRQILDGKLAVTIEPTYRDEIGYLATSFNEMAKAQSKLIHGLESEVAERTREATQIAARNARLEERNHLSQELHDAVSQTLFAANLIADTLPELSKADPEKAEAAASEIRRLNKDALVEMRQLLLELRPEQLSGPRFGQLLQHIKANIEQNHPVSVSLEIDGSALLPNEVLLAFYRVAQESLVNAAKHANARSIAVRFENTQDQALLTVSDDGDGFARHTAGPDNFGLQIMEERMISIGGSLEVTSILGSGATITAIWYG from the coding sequence ATGCCCACCCTGTTCCTGAACCCGCTGTCGATTACCTACCTTGTTGATCTGGTTCTGGTTTCCATCCTTGCCAGCTATTTCCTGTTCCGGATTGTGGCGACCTGGGAGTGGCCCGAACAGCGTCGGCTGGCCGTACTGCTGTTTGTCACCTTTTTTGCGGCCGCCATCTGCATGCTCCTGCAATTCCTCTCTGTCTCCCTGCATCCCGATGTCGCCTCATATGTCCTGCCCTGGGTCAGCCCGGCCGGTGCGACATCCATGGCCGGATTCGTGCTGTTCGCATTCTATTTTCAGCGGTCGCCGACGGCCGGCAGACTGCCGGAATATCTGCTGATCCTTGCCTATGCTGCCGTGATCGGGGTCGAACTGGGCATCGCTGCGTTCCGGCATTCGCTGTTGTCATCGGGTATTGTCGAATATCGCGACGCGTGGCTCGGCGTGCCCGTGGCGGTCGGGTTCATGGCCGCGCCGGTATTTTTGGCCGGACATCTGTACCGTGCCTTGGCTGCCGGAGATGGCTCGGGCGCGTTGGCGCAGACAGTGCAAGCCGTCCTGTGGCCGCCGAAAAGACTGAACCGTGATGCTGCGGCAACGCGGGCCTTTCTCTATGTCTCTCTGATGCCGTTCTCGCTCGGCATCATTTCGTCGCTCAGAGGCATGGGGTTTTTCGACTGGGGTACAGCCTTGCTCGTCGGATGCTGGTTGTTCCTGCTCTCGGTCGCCGGTTTCGCCCTCGCATTCATCAATTATGTGCCCGAACAATCCTCCTTCAGGGTTAAGCTGGTCGGCGTCACGCTCACCACGGTCCTGTTGATCCTGTCGGGAATTTCCTGGTCGATCGGCAGCGTCTATGTCGATGCCTATGCCAGCGCCACCACGCTGGCGGACAGGACCGCGCTGCGCTTCGAACCCACCGGAGCGGGCGGGTATCGCGTCTACCGGGCCGCCTATCGGTTCGATACGGAATTCGGCGAGAAAATCGAAGACCGGGCGCGGCCGCAATCGCTGCCATTCGCGTTCCGGTTTTACGACCGGAGCTATACCGCGCTGTTTCCGGATCTCACCGGCATGGTCGGCTTTGACACGCCGCCGCTGTGGCGTGATGTCCAGCACCGGTTCGGTCCCCAGCCGGCGATCTTTCTGGTCACCACCGAGATGACCGAAGCACCAGCCGATACCGGCACGACGGCTGCCGGCCGGTCGGGGCTTTTCATCAAGCGCGAAAGCGATCGTGTCGTCATCACCTGGAACCGGCTTGTTTCCGCCTCCCAGCCGGATGTGGGCTACAGCTTCCAGCTGGTTCTGTACCCGGAAGGTGCGCTGGAGATGGCGTTTGAAGACATGCCAGATGACCCGGTTCCGGACATGTTCCGGCCCGAGACAATTCCGATGATGACAGGCATCGTGCCGTCCTTGCCGGGGCGGCAGGTGGCCGCCTTGCACATGGATAACGGGTTTCCGTTCACCGGGCTGCCGCAGCAGGGGCTCGTGCAACTCTGGTACATAGATTTCCTGACCTATCTGAACCGGATCTACGTGCCGGTTGCCTTCTTCATCCTGGCGTCCTGCCTGCTGGTGCTGCTGGTCTTTCCAAGGTTCTTTTTCACCAATCTGGATAGGCCGCTGCAACAATTGCTCAACGGCGTCCGGCAGATCCTCGACGGCAAGCTCGCCGTCACCATCGAGCCGACCTATCGCGATGAAATCGGCTATCTGGCGACATCCTTCAACGAGATGGCTAAAGCCCAGAGCAAGCTCATTCACGGGCTGGAAAGCGAGGTGGCGGAGCGGACCCGGGAGGCCACGCAAATCGCGGCGCGGAATGCCCGGCTCGAAGAGCGCAACCATCTGTCGCAGGAGTTGCACGACGCCGTCAGCCAGACGCTGTTTGCCGCCAACCTGATCGCCGACACCCTGCCAGAACTGTCGAAGGCTGATCCGGAAAAAGCGGAAGCGGCAGCAAGCGAGATCAGGCGTCTGAACAAGGACGCGCTGGTTGAAATGCGGCAATTGCTGCTGGAGCTGCGCCCGGAGCAACTCTCGGGACCGCGCTTCGGGCAGCTGTTGCAGCACATCAAGGCAAACATCGAGCAAAATCATCCGGTCTCGGTGTCGCTGGAGATCGACGGCAGCGCGCTTTTGCCCAATGAAGTGCTGCTTGCCTTCTACCGGGTTGCCCAGGAAAGCCTGGTCAATGCGGCCAAACATGCAAATGCCCGCTCGATCGCCGTGCGTTTCGAAAACACCCAAGACCAGGCGCTGCTGACGGTCAGCGATGACGGGGACGGCTTTGCCCGCCACACTGCCGGGCCTGACAATTTCGGGCTGCAGATCATGGAAGAGAGAATGATCAGCATCGGCGGTTCTCTTGAGGTCACCTCCATATTGGGCAGCGGCGCGACCATCACGGCCATCTGGTATGGCTGA
- a CDS encoding response regulator codes for MPPGEDIRILLVDDHMVVRKGLLHVLDTVDGFSVVAEAENGEEALYLCQKLKPDVVIMDVKMEGVGGIEATRLIARHHPATRIIGLSTFASKDVAADMLAAGAHGYLLKDVSATELVHSVRLIHKGETLPLPELGTQSEVIPAVPQIHDRSEPSVKMGEQQHKVLALMTKGFTNPEIASYLGMSQPTARYHVSAILQKLDVSNRSEAVALAIRTGLIDADDF; via the coding sequence ATGCCGCCCGGTGAAGACATCCGGATCCTGCTCGTCGATGACCATATGGTGGTGCGCAAGGGCCTGCTGCATGTGCTGGATACGGTCGATGGCTTCAGCGTTGTCGCCGAAGCCGAAAACGGCGAGGAGGCGCTGTATCTGTGCCAGAAGCTGAAGCCTGATGTCGTCATCATGGATGTCAAGATGGAGGGCGTCGGCGGCATCGAGGCCACGCGGCTGATCGCCCGCCATCATCCGGCGACCCGGATCATCGGGTTGAGCACCTTTGCCAGCAAGGATGTCGCCGCCGACATGCTGGCCGCCGGCGCGCATGGATATCTGCTCAAGGATGTCTCTGCAACCGAACTGGTCCACTCGGTCCGGCTGATCCACAAGGGAGAGACGCTACCGCTGCCCGAGCTTGGCACCCAATCCGAAGTGATCCCGGCGGTGCCGCAGATCCACGACAGGAGCGAACCCTCGGTGAAGATGGGCGAGCAGCAGCACAAGGTACTGGCGCTGATGACCAAGGGGTTCACCAACCCCGAAATCGCAAGCTATCTGGGCATGTCGCAGCCGACAGCGCGCTATCACGTCAGCGCCATCCTGCAAAAGCTCGATGTGTCCAACCGGTCGGAAGCGGTGGCCCTGGCGATCCGCACCGGATTGATTGACGCCGACGATTTCTGA
- a CDS encoding GntR family transcriptional regulator, whose product MSMQPDMDDMVYAQLRAGLISGRWVSGEKLKPQHLKEPLGCTTAAVREALLRLSGEGFVTAVKHQGFSVVEHNEQTFREAAHLRLILECEAAELAVSRGDFDWEMRLNSAYHQLRYLEQQMAGSDDLTPFLERWSQQDSDFHRILLEACGSSLLMQNYRTVYDTFRMYAVSQIGRFGFDSETNLEEHAAIYNAAISRDAPALVAALKAHLTLYADGNRNAEPIQSSKIERLARFRQDSVDD is encoded by the coding sequence ATGAGTATGCAGCCTGACATGGATGATATGGTCTATGCGCAGCTCCGCGCCGGGCTGATTTCCGGCCGTTGGGTCTCGGGCGAAAAGCTCAAGCCGCAGCATCTCAAGGAACCTTTGGGCTGCACCACGGCCGCGGTGCGCGAAGCGCTGTTGCGGCTGTCGGGCGAAGGTTTTGTCACCGCCGTCAAGCATCAGGGTTTCAGCGTCGTCGAGCACAATGAGCAGACATTCCGCGAGGCGGCCCATCTGCGGCTCATCCTGGAATGCGAAGCGGCGGAACTTGCCGTCAGCCGCGGTGATTTCGACTGGGAAATGCGGCTCAACTCCGCCTATCATCAGCTCCGCTACCTTGAACAGCAGATGGCCGGTTCCGATGACCTGACGCCCTTTCTCGAACGCTGGTCGCAGCAGGATTCGGATTTTCACAGGATCCTGCTCGAGGCCTGCGGCTCGTCGCTGCTGATGCAGAACTACCGCACCGTCTATGACACCTTCCGCATGTATGCGGTGTCGCAGATCGGCCGTTTCGGCTTCGACAGTGAAACCAATCTCGAAGAACATGCCGCGATCTACAATGCCGCCATCAGCCGCGATGCCCCGGCGCTGGTCGCGGCCTTGAAAGCACATCTGACACTTTACGCAGACGGCAACCGCAACGCCGAACCGATCCAATCATCCAAGATCGAGCGTCTTGCTCGTTTCAGGCAGGATTCAGTCGATGACTGA
- a CDS encoding MocE family 2Fe-2S type ferredoxin, which yields MTQRVRVCSTKDVEEEDVYRFDHADRTFAIYHGPDGSFYATDGYCTHEKAHLAEGIVDEFEIECPLHFGAFDYRTGDPTVAPVCIALKTYPVEVADSDVFILI from the coding sequence ATGACACAGCGTGTGCGAGTTTGTTCGACCAAGGATGTCGAAGAGGAAGATGTCTATCGCTTCGACCATGCGGATCGAACCTTTGCGATCTATCACGGCCCGGACGGGTCGTTTTACGCCACTGACGGCTATTGCACCCATGAGAAGGCGCATCTGGCGGAAGGCATCGTCGACGAGTTCGAAATCGAATGCCCGCTCCATTTCGGCGCGTTCGATTACCGCACCGGCGACCCCACCGTCGCCCCGGTCTGCATTGCGCTCAAGACCTATCCGGTCGAGGTCGCAGACAGCGACGTGTTCATCCTGATCTGA
- the purU gene encoding formyltetrahydrofolate deformylase, giving the protein MIKLALTVSCVSRIGIVAAISTFLASNGCNITDSAQFDDTNTGKFFIRISFTAPEGTDVASLETQFSEIVARFGMSWAFHDEAAKMKIIIMVSRFGHCLNDILYRYRIGALPIEIVAVISNHTDYQGVVESHGIPFHHINVTPENKPQAEAQILKVVSDTEAELIVLARYMQILSDEMCRKMSGRIINIHHSFLPGFKGANPYKQAYVRGVKLIGATAHYVTADLDEGPIIEQDIIRVTHAQSAADYVALGRDVEAQVFARAIHAHIHHRVFLNGNKTVVFPASPGGYASDRMG; this is encoded by the coding sequence ATGATCAAACTCGCCCTCACTGTCTCCTGTGTCTCCCGGATCGGAATCGTCGCCGCGATTTCGACCTTTCTGGCCTCGAATGGCTGCAACATCACCGACAGCGCCCAGTTCGATGACACCAACACCGGAAAATTCTTCATCCGGATCAGCTTCACCGCTCCCGAGGGCACCGATGTTGCGTCCCTGGAAACCCAGTTCTCAGAGATCGTAGCCAGATTCGGAATGAGCTGGGCGTTTCACGACGAGGCGGCGAAGATGAAGATCATCATCATGGTCTCACGCTTCGGCCATTGCCTGAACGACATCTTGTACCGGTACCGCATCGGCGCGTTGCCGATCGAGATCGTCGCGGTCATCTCCAACCACACCGACTACCAAGGCGTGGTCGAAAGCCACGGTATCCCGTTTCACCACATCAATGTGACGCCGGAGAACAAGCCGCAGGCCGAGGCGCAGATCCTCAAAGTGGTCAGCGACACCGAGGCGGAACTGATCGTGCTGGCCCGCTACATGCAGATCCTGAGTGACGAGATGTGCCGGAAAATGTCGGGCCGGATCATCAATATCCACCATTCCTTCCTGCCCGGCTTCAAGGGCGCCAATCCCTACAAACAGGCCTATGTGCGCGGCGTGAAGCTGATCGGCGCCACCGCCCATTATGTCACCGCCGATCTCGACGAGGGTCCGATCATCGAACAGGACATCATCCGCGTCACCCATGCGCAAAGTGCCGCCGACTATGTTGCGCTCGGGCGCGATGTCGAGGCGCAAGTCTTTGCGCGCGCCATCCACGCTCATATTCACCACCGGGTGTTTTTGAACGGCAACAAGACCGTGGTGTTCCCGGCCAGCCCCGGCGGCTATGCATCCGACCGTATGGGCTAG